A section of the Prochlorococcus marinus XMU1402 genome encodes:
- a CDS encoding thylakoid membrane photosystem I accumulation factor has translation MKIIQWILIALIFLSPYKANASRNSDSYDGNIFPIYAGNGAIVPPQTTLQESLKNKRVAVLFFYLDDSSDSKAMAPIISGLDLIWRNNIDIIALTTDELQNKEKSDLRNEPNYYWNGLIPQTIILNSDGEVKYDKNGMINIDELNKVIGELKGIDIEDTTFSVESFNEYNSIISEKKDKNKN, from the coding sequence ATGAAAATAATTCAATGGATCCTAATAGCATTAATTTTCTTAAGTCCATATAAAGCAAATGCCTCTAGAAATTCTGATAGTTACGATGGGAACATCTTTCCTATATACGCAGGCAATGGAGCTATTGTCCCACCCCAGACAACTCTTCAGGAATCATTAAAAAATAAAAGAGTCGCAGTTTTATTTTTTTACCTTGACGATAGCTCAGATAGTAAAGCTATGGCTCCGATAATATCTGGCTTAGATTTGATATGGAGAAATAATATAGATATCATTGCTCTAACTACTGATGAATTACAAAATAAAGAAAAGTCTGATCTTAGAAATGAACCTAATTATTATTGGAACGGATTAATTCCACAAACCATTATTTTAAATAGTGATGGTGAAGTTAAATATGATAAAAATGGAATGATTAATATCGATGAATTAAACAAAGTTATAGGAGAACTAAAAGGAATTGATATAGAAGATACGACATTTTCTGTAGAAAGTTTTAATGAATATAACAGTATCATTTCTGAAAAAAAAGATAAAAACAAAAATTAA
- the hisA gene encoding 1-(5-phosphoribosyl)-5-[(5-phosphoribosylamino)methylideneamino]imidazole-4-carboxamide isomerase codes for MDLIPAIDLMNGKCVRLFKGDFNKRKDFTKEPHEQAKFWESEGAKYIHIVDLDAAKTGSPTNDKSIKKIAKTVNIPIQIGGGIRSQERIEQLFSYGIEKVILGTSAIENKDLVKELSNKFPGRIIVGIDAKDGKVSTRGWLEQSNVFATDLVKEFSSFKIASFIVTDINTDGTLEGTNEEFIKSILEITDIPVIASGGVGSISDLLSLVKFENSGLFGVIVGKALYENKFTINEANNVLSSDRLNDFDLNRNYYA; via the coding sequence ATGGACCTAATACCTGCAATTGATTTAATGAATGGTAAATGTGTAAGGCTTTTTAAAGGCGACTTTAATAAAAGAAAAGACTTCACTAAAGAGCCTCATGAGCAAGCTAAATTTTGGGAAAGCGAAGGGGCAAAATATATACATATAGTTGATTTGGATGCTGCAAAAACTGGATCCCCAACAAACGATAAATCAATAAAAAAGATTGCAAAAACAGTTAACATACCTATTCAAATAGGAGGTGGAATAAGGTCTCAAGAAAGGATAGAACAACTATTTTCTTATGGTATTGAGAAAGTTATCTTGGGAACCTCTGCAATAGAAAATAAAGACCTAGTTAAAGAGTTATCAAATAAATTTCCTGGAAGGATAATTGTTGGGATAGATGCAAAAGATGGAAAAGTTAGTACAAGGGGTTGGCTTGAGCAATCTAATGTTTTCGCCACAGATCTAGTAAAAGAATTTTCTTCATTTAAAATTGCTAGTTTTATTGTTACAGATATAAATACAGATGGTACGTTAGAAGGGACAAATGAAGAATTCATAAAAAGCATACTTGAAATTACAGATATTCCAGTAATAGCCTCAGGAGGTGTTGGCTCAATTTCTGATTTATTATCGTTAGTAAAATTTGAAAACTCTGGACTCTTTGGAGTAATTGTAGGTAAAGCTCTATATGAAAATAAATTCACGATAAACGAAGCGAATAATGTATTGTCATCAGACAGATTAAATGACTTTGATTTAAACAGAAATTACTATGCTTAA
- a CDS encoding DUF3685 domain-containing protein, whose translation MELISKKSILIIAPSLIAESLSLKLTSLDQNLDINFNNGTGDRTPDLVIWNVLNFQSEDLIRLELLKLRERYDESKFLIILSGELVYETNTPPSLNAEGFLLNPSAEKVLESINTILNGGRVFDIENNSRVQSNKNKPLSFSQKILTSGLKQIDSEINYIFKYVNSNSTPEFYKFILKGRLRELITAKSFLIFLWGNSLELYTEAVYTENNINLENNNTVFIKDKNTTEIWNLILDRLKARYSSTNLQVEFNNSSIILSGIKKEFISRLICKMLEELNNLVKNIKENYKEKDFKDDLNSLIKELKVNTISNITDSYYRLKKGGESISINDFIYSEVSCEEIDRESHEAIMFIEPIIKNEAIDYDGKLLPLYETESFLILENIISNWTIRNCNLLASEIFNICSSWPELRTVLINPELQSTRNFERFRNNINNYNRWHDYIYMPIYLYESKREYIDIIDKKFTRYFKNENREKELENLEWLQKQVTLLVEIRDAIAPQLEVAVRYIGNLFVTFLTKVVGKAIGLVGKGILQGLGRSSSK comes from the coding sequence TTGGAATTAATTTCAAAAAAATCGATATTGATTATTGCTCCAAGCTTAATAGCAGAGTCTTTATCGCTTAAGTTAACATCACTAGACCAAAATTTAGACATTAATTTTAATAATGGAACAGGTGATAGAACTCCGGATTTAGTTATTTGGAATGTTCTTAATTTCCAATCAGAAGATCTTATAAGATTAGAATTATTAAAATTAAGAGAAAGATATGATGAGTCAAAGTTTCTTATAATTCTCTCTGGCGAACTTGTTTATGAAACAAATACCCCTCCATCGTTAAATGCTGAAGGTTTTCTTTTAAATCCTAGTGCAGAAAAAGTTCTTGAATCTATTAATACCATTTTAAATGGAGGAAGGGTATTTGATATTGAAAATAATTCCCGAGTTCAATCAAACAAAAATAAGCCTCTCTCTTTTAGTCAAAAAATTCTAACTTCAGGTCTTAAACAAATAGATTCTGAAATAAATTATATATTTAAATATGTCAACTCTAATTCAACACCCGAATTTTATAAATTCATTTTAAAAGGAAGATTAAGAGAACTTATTACTGCAAAATCTTTTCTAATTTTCTTATGGGGTAACTCATTAGAACTTTATACAGAGGCAGTTTACACTGAAAATAACATTAATCTTGAAAATAATAACACTGTATTCATAAAAGATAAAAACACTACAGAAATATGGAATTTAATTTTAGATAGACTAAAAGCAAGGTATAGCTCAACTAACTTACAGGTTGAATTTAATAATTCATCAATAATTCTCTCAGGAATAAAGAAAGAATTCATTTCAAGACTAATTTGCAAAATGTTAGAGGAGTTAAATAATTTAGTAAAAAATATTAAGGAAAACTATAAAGAGAAAGATTTTAAAGATGATTTAAATTCTCTTATAAAAGAACTTAAAGTTAATACAATTTCAAATATCACAGACAGCTATTATCGATTAAAAAAAGGAGGCGAATCTATTTCAATAAATGATTTTATTTATAGTGAAGTAAGTTGCGAAGAGATAGATAGAGAATCACATGAAGCAATAATGTTTATTGAGCCAATTATTAAAAATGAAGCTATTGATTATGATGGGAAATTACTCCCTCTATATGAAACAGAATCGTTTTTGATCCTTGAAAATATAATTTCAAATTGGACAATAAGGAACTGTAATTTATTAGCTTCTGAAATCTTTAATATTTGTTCTTCTTGGCCTGAATTAAGGACTGTACTTATAAATCCCGAATTACAATCGACAAGAAATTTTGAAAGATTTAGAAATAATATTAATAACTACAATCGCTGGCATGACTATATTTATATGCCTATCTACTTGTATGAGAGTAAACGAGAATATATTGATATTATCGATAAAAAATTTACCCGATACTTTAAGAATGAAAATAGGGAGAAAGAATTAGAGAATCTAGAATGGCTACAAAAACAAGTTACATTGTTAGTTGAGATAAGAGATGCAATAGCGCCGCAGTTAGAAGTTGCTGTAAGATATATCGGTAATCTTTTCGTAACTTTCCTTACAAAGGTCGTTGGCAAAGCTATCGGTTTAGTTGGTAAAGGAATCCTTCAAGGATTAGGAAGATCAAGTTCAAAGTAA
- the ruvX gene encoding Holliday junction resolvase RuvX: MKFCKPKQKSILSLDVGIKRIGLAYCDPLCITSNILPAVKRFDNNQEIKIIRNHIDKLNLTGFIVGIPLDEEGQMTTQAIDCKNYGQLLSNELKLPFSYVNEHSSTWESSNRFGIKKDKSGLIDSFSAKIILEQWIEEGPELEELAGKSQIKY; this comes from the coding sequence GTGAAATTTTGCAAGCCCAAACAAAAATCAATTTTGAGTTTGGATGTAGGTATAAAAAGAATAGGATTAGCTTATTGTGATCCCCTATGTATAACATCAAATATACTTCCAGCAGTAAAAAGATTTGATAATAATCAAGAGATTAAAATCATTAGAAATCATATAGATAAATTAAATTTGACTGGTTTTATTGTGGGTATTCCACTTGATGAGGAAGGTCAAATGACCACTCAAGCTATTGACTGTAAAAATTACGGCCAATTACTTTCAAATGAATTAAAGCTTCCATTTTCTTACGTTAATGAACATAGTTCAACCTGGGAATCTTCAAATAGATTTGGAATAAAAAAAGATAAATCTGGATTGATTGATAGTTTTTCAGCAAAAATAATACTTGAACAATGGATCGAAGAAGGTCCTGAGTTAGAAGAATTAGCTGGTAAAAGTCAGATAAAATATTAA
- a CDS encoding YqeG family HAD IIIA-type phosphatase has protein sequence MRSILKVNWDSKLPIYAISQSDLQKKGINSLLLDVDGTLVNRKSNMIPTAVKNWINESKKIFSLYLISNNPSKKRIAKIANELNLRYKHNASKPRKKVTLSAIQEIGIESKNIAIIGDRIFTDIIVGNRCNIKTILVKRLNIDGLPIKFNLTLTIEKLISYFIK, from the coding sequence ATGAGATCTATCCTAAAAGTAAATTGGGATTCAAAGTTACCAATATATGCAATATCTCAATCTGATTTGCAAAAAAAAGGAATTAATTCTTTATTGCTAGACGTGGATGGGACTCTAGTAAATAGAAAGTCAAACATGATCCCAACAGCTGTAAAAAATTGGATAAATGAATCTAAAAAAATTTTCTCCCTATATCTAATAAGTAATAATCCATCAAAAAAAAGAATCGCAAAAATAGCGAATGAATTAAATTTAAGGTACAAACACAATGCATCAAAACCAAGAAAAAAAGTAACTTTGTCTGCAATCCAAGAAATTGGCATTGAGTCAAAAAATATAGCCATTATTGGTGACAGAATTTTTACAGATATTATTGTCGGCAATAGATGTAATATAAAAACAATATTAGTTAAGCGATTGAATATAGATGGATTGCCTATAAAATTTAATTTAACTTTGACAATAGAAAAATTAATTTCTTATTTTATAAAATGA
- a CDS encoding DUF3727 domain-containing protein has translation MKEINSNDNYDAQTLILNDSNGNELFCYLEQLVSVEGQEYALLTPVDTPVSLFKINEKDEHELIEKIDKNEQILKNAEAVLQEHDLRLIRSAVTLTVSGELEEPIYDELEEDYVDDDSESYELLVNFNLFDQEYGLYIPLDPFFIVGKLKDKGALLVEDDEFDKIQPLIETELEKCSS, from the coding sequence ATGAAAGAAATCAACTCAAATGATAATTATGATGCACAGACATTAATATTAAATGACTCAAATGGAAATGAACTATTTTGTTATCTTGAACAATTAGTAAGTGTTGAAGGACAAGAATATGCTTTATTAACACCAGTGGATACTCCAGTAAGTCTTTTCAAGATAAATGAAAAAGATGAACATGAACTAATTGAGAAAATAGATAAAAATGAACAAATACTAAAAAATGCTGAAGCTGTTCTTCAAGAACATGATTTAAGACTTATCAGATCAGCCGTTACATTAACAGTATCAGGAGAACTTGAAGAACCAATTTACGACGAATTAGAGGAAGATTATGTCGATGATGATAGCGAGAGTTATGAGTTACTTGTTAACTTTAATCTTTTTGACCAAGAATATGGCTTATATATTCCACTAGATCCTTTTTTTATTGTTGGTAAATTAAAAGACAAAGGTGCCTTATTAGTTGAAGATGATGAGTTCGATAAAATTCAACCTTTGATTGAAACTGAGCTTGAAAAATGTAGTTCTTAA